The window GAAAGTACTCGCTGGTTTAAGAAAAGCATAGTTTATACTCACCAGTGTCATTCCGAGGAGCCAAAGCGACATCAGGAATCTATTCACTTTGAGCTCGTTGCCGACATCAGCACCAACAGCGCTAACTTAATCGGAAAGTAGATCCTGAATCACGCTCCTTCGTCGCTGTTCAGGATAACTGATTAATTTGAACACGTCGTTCGCGCTAACAGAACGACGTTAAGTACAGCCTTTTGTCCTTATATTAAAGAACGTCAAGCCCCTGAACACGTAACATGTCAATTAAGTCAATGAGTGGCAGACCCACAAGCGTGTTCGGGTCTTTTCCCACAAGCTTTTTGAACAAGCAAATCCCCATTCCTTCACTTTTGAAACTGCCCGCACAGTAAAACGGCTCTTCTCTATCGACATAACGTTCGATTTGTTCACGCGTTAAATCCCGGAAGTGAACTTCGAAGGTATCGTAACCAACTTCGGTGTGATTGGTGGTGGTGTTGTGCACCGCTAGACCGGTATAAAAAGTGATGACGCTGCCACTTTGCGCCTGTAGTTGTTCGATGGCATTGTCGCGACTGAGTGGCTTGCCAACGATCTTATCGTTAATGACACAAACTTGATCACTTCCTATAACTAAACTTGCTTGTTCTGTTGCACAAGATGTTGCTTTTGTTGCTGCTAGCCGCATGACAAGATCGATCGGTTTCTCGTTATCTAATGGTGTTTCATCACAGTCAGGTGAGATACAAATAAACGGAACTGAAAGTTTTTCCAG is drawn from uncultured Vibrio sp. and contains these coding sequences:
- a CDS encoding nucleoside triphosphate pyrophosphatase, whose amino-acid sequence is MKNYQLVLASTSPFRRQLLEKLSVPFICISPDCDETPLDNEKPIDLVMRLAATKATSCATEQASLVIGSDQVCVINDKIVGKPLSRDNAIEQLQAQSGSVITFYTGLAVHNTTTNHTEVGYDTFEVHFRDLTREQIERYVDREEPFYCAGSFKSEGMGICLFKKLVGKDPNTLVGLPLIDLIDMLRVQGLDVL